Genomic window (Rosa chinensis cultivar Old Blush chromosome 6, RchiOBHm-V2, whole genome shotgun sequence):
ATCTCTATCCTGTCCTGATTTTTCTTCTAGTAAAATGccaattttattttgagataTTTCTACATTGATGTTTCTATAGAATTCGGTTTGCCAATAATACATACAATTCGGTTTGCATTTATTTCTACTGTTGGAGTTGATCTGTCAGTCATTGATGAAGCGTATGTAAAAGTTGATATATCACATTTTGGGTTGATCTAGAATCAAACAGAATATCAAAAATGCTGAAACTACAATCACTTCATGTTTATTTTTTCAGATATGCTTGTCAACCACCACGGTGATGGTTTGAAAATGATAAGTACAAGCAGGAGGCTCCAGGTACATAAACTGTAATTGACTGTCATTGTTCCAAGTTCTTTTGATAGAGCCAATTTGACAGTGCTCAATTGCACTTCTGCTTGGAGCACTTTTGTCATAGGCTTGTTAGAGAACAAGTGCTTCCTGTAAATACACTTGAAAGTACTTCTTGCAGAAGCACATGCTCTCTCAGAACCCAGGAAGCACTTGTAGTTATTTCTGCCAAATGCTACTAGCTATAGTGTTTTTAGACTTTTGGCACTTATAAAAGTAAAGCCAAGAAACATTAAAAACTGCTATCATGACCCAGAATGCACGTTTAGTTATCTCTGCCAAATGCTACTAAAAGCTCTTTTGAGGCTTTTAGCAATGCTAAGTACTGGATTAGAAATCTGAACACTACATAGCTTCAGCATAAGCCCCACATATatcaaaacaagttgttatgaAACTCAATGACAGGATTGTTTTACATCATGGTAATTTGtatttctttccaaaaactacAGGTGATCAGCGGATACAATCACAGGCACAGCAGGCACACAGGCAATGTAGAACTGGATGATTACCGCCCCATCGATCCTTCTCCAAGTTCAAAAGCTTCCATTAAACCTGGACCCATCGAGCACAGCGCACCTATAATCCCATATATTCCAAATCCAAAGCCTTCGCCTCCTCGTTCTCCCAGTCCAAGTGGTTCTCCTTAACAAGCTCAAACCTTGTTCCTCCAGTGTGGATTAATCTCGATGTTAACTGCAATCCGGTCGTTGTTTAACTTTTAACAAGTAATTAGCTTCTATGCATTTTAGTTATGTGTATAATGCCCGTGCAGACAATACAGACTAGTACGTACTGTGAAGCATGTAATCCCTTTTATGCGTGTTTACGAGTTGTGATCATATTCATATGAGTTTCTTGTGCCTTCCTATGAGGCATGAATCTCTGGGATATTGAATTGTTGATCTATATCTGCATTTCATCGTTAATTTTATCCCAAAGATTTCTGCAGGCAAAATGTTAAATAATGGTCCTAAAGATTTCTGGTTCGTGAAACTTGGATGCTCATTTTATATATGGTCCCAAACCTTTTCTGAACCTCTTTTCTACTCCATACTTAGTTATGGTTGTTCATTAAACCAAGTATTAAGTACCCAGATTATAAAATTCACTTTATGGGATGAATTAGGAGGCAAAGTGGCAGAAAAGATTGAAAGGGTCAAGATCACGATAAGAGATGCAAAAGAAAAATGGTTGTCCCTACTCCCTACTCACCCTCCTCCTTTTCTGGCTTTGCAAACACTGGAAAAAGAAATTGTAGCCAGTGATTAAAGCTAGCCACAGGACCAAGCAAAGCAAAATCTGTATCATTCGCCTCCTCAAGATAAACTAATTGTGTAACTTTCAACGTGGCGTGGTGGCCTACCATGATCAAGCTTAGAAGCATTATTAATACTAAGTTGTTAAGTAAA
Coding sequences:
- the LOC112174002 gene encoding uncharacterized protein LOC112174002, whose product is MKKVSGLWGVLLLVLMFLGVSSSRKASLFPDMLVNHHGDGLKMISTSRRLQVISGYNHRHSRHTGNVELDDYRPIDPSPSSKASIKPGPIEHSAPIIPYIPNPKPSPPRSPSPSGSP